From the genome of Rhizobium leguminosarum, one region includes:
- the rpsU gene encoding 30S ribosomal protein S21: protein MQVLVRDNNVEQALRFLKKKLQREGVFREARLRERFEKPSEKRAREKAEGIRRVRKLARKKLERESGISAPRKARASGR from the coding sequence ATGCAAGTTCTGGTACGTGACAACAACGTTGAGCAAGCGCTCCGTTTTTTGAAAAAGAAGTTGCAGCGCGAGGGCGTATTCCGGGAGGCCCGACTTCGGGAGCGTTTCGAAAAGCCCTCCGAAAAACGTGCTCGTGAGAAGGCCGAGGGTATCAGGCGTGTCCGTAAGCTTGCTCGCAAAAAGCTTGAGCGGGAAAGCGGTATTTCGGCCCCCAGGAAAGCAAGAGCTTCTGGTCGCTAA
- a CDS encoding nitrilase-related carbon-nitrogen hydrolase translates to MGTTMTSTQSYTAATIQFEPTMFEKARNISRLAALCEEAAEAGARLIVTPEMGTTGYCWFDRAEVKPFVETIPGATTDVFQAVARKHRCYIVVGMPEVDPASDLYYNTAVLIGPDGVVGRHRKSHPYIAEPKWAANGDIVHEVFETEIGRISMLVCMDLHFFETARLEAMAGADIICHISNWLQERTPAPYWINRAFENACYVIESNRWGLERTVQFSGGSCLIEPDGTVAASIDTGDGIAYGTIDLARARRREVLFEPVFKSRRPELYMNMMTNSFTWNPGDYFRLYGYQPIPRGRASRAAVAQFAPTSVVADNLARIADLAAEAKATTAPDILVFPELSLTGLEAPHGRAEPLSGPTVSAFVRLAMKLGFYLVAGFAEEDGGKVYNSAVLAGPEGLVGSYRKTHLGIADSWATAGDEWKIYDLAIGRVGLAIGHDALYPEAIRSLALMGCDVVACPSAIAGTFTGSHNGTKIPHNYPIPKGADPYHWHALRVRGGENNLYFAFANVLDAARGYLGKSAVFGPDSFAFPRQESAILDEDGIAAAAVDTTNLDTPYPTNIVRRKDLVVMRQPHHYRPLIKWHQ, encoded by the coding sequence ATGGGAACAACCATGACATCGACACAAAGCTATACCGCGGCCACCATCCAGTTCGAACCGACCATGTTCGAAAAGGCGCGCAATATCAGCCGGCTGGCAGCCCTTTGCGAAGAGGCAGCGGAGGCAGGCGCACGCCTGATCGTCACGCCCGAAATGGGCACGACCGGCTATTGCTGGTTCGACAGGGCCGAGGTGAAACCTTTCGTCGAGACTATCCCAGGAGCGACCACCGATGTTTTCCAGGCCGTTGCCAGAAAACACCGCTGCTATATCGTCGTCGGCATGCCGGAAGTCGATCCGGCGAGCGATCTCTATTACAATACCGCCGTCCTCATCGGTCCCGACGGCGTCGTTGGCCGGCATCGCAAATCGCATCCCTATATCGCGGAGCCGAAATGGGCTGCCAACGGCGACATCGTCCACGAGGTGTTCGAAACGGAGATCGGGCGGATATCGATGCTGGTCTGCATGGATCTGCACTTCTTCGAGACAGCGCGCCTGGAGGCAATGGCGGGTGCCGACATCATCTGCCATATCTCCAACTGGCTGCAGGAGCGCACGCCGGCACCCTATTGGATCAACCGCGCCTTCGAAAACGCCTGCTACGTCATTGAAAGCAATCGTTGGGGACTGGAGAGAACCGTGCAGTTTTCTGGTGGAAGCTGCCTGATCGAGCCCGACGGTACGGTCGCCGCATCCATCGATACGGGCGACGGGATTGCCTATGGCACGATCGATCTTGCCCGCGCCCGCCGCCGCGAGGTCTTGTTCGAACCGGTCTTCAAGTCCCGCCGGCCCGAGCTCTACATGAACATGATGACCAACAGCTTCACCTGGAATCCGGGGGATTACTTCCGTCTCTATGGCTACCAGCCGATCCCGCGCGGACGCGCATCCCGCGCCGCCGTCGCCCAGTTCGCCCCCACCTCCGTCGTCGCCGACAATCTCGCCCGCATCGCCGATCTGGCAGCCGAGGCGAAGGCAACGACAGCACCGGATATTCTGGTGTTCCCGGAACTGTCGCTGACCGGACTGGAGGCCCCGCATGGCCGGGCGGAACCGCTCTCGGGCCCGACGGTGTCGGCCTTCGTTCGTCTGGCGATGAAGCTCGGCTTCTATCTTGTCGCCGGATTTGCCGAAGAGGACGGGGGCAAGGTTTACAACAGCGCTGTTCTCGCTGGCCCCGAGGGGCTCGTGGGCAGCTATCGCAAGACGCATCTCGGCATTGCCGACAGCTGGGCGACGGCCGGCGACGAATGGAAAATCTACGATCTTGCCATCGGCCGCGTCGGCCTGGCGATCGGCCATGACGCGCTCTATCCGGAAGCCATCCGTTCGCTCGCGCTGATGGGATGCGACGTGGTCGCTTGCCCATCAGCGATAGCCGGCACTTTCACCGGCAGCCACAACGGCACGAAAATTCCGCATAACTATCCGATCCCCAAGGGCGCCGATCCCTATCACTGGCATGCGTTGCGCGTGCGCGGTGGCGAAAACAACCTCTATTTCGCCTTCGCCAATGTGCTGGATGCGGCGCGGGGATACCTGGGCAAGAGTGCGGTATTCGGGCCGGATTCCTTTGCCTTTCCGCGTCAGGAATCGGCAATCCTGGACGAGGACGGGATTGCGGCGGCAGCCGTCGACACAACCAATCTCGACACGCCGTATCCGACGAACATCGTCCGGCGAAAGGATCTTGTCGTCATGCGCCAGCCGCATCACTATCGGCCGCTCATCAAATGGCATCAGTGA
- a CDS encoding Bug family tripartite tricarboxylate transporter substrate binding protein, whose translation MRLMRFITVAAMAASIASLAATAGKAQGQDYPSKTVTVIVPFAAGGNTDTFGRLVAEQLGKRLGQRFIVENKPGAGGNVGLGDLARAEPDGYTIGMGTVSSNAINQTLFKTLPYDKEKGFAPLSLIARLPNVLVVNPEKLPVNSVQELIELLKKEPGKHTYASSGVGTSIHLAGELLATKAGVKITHVPYKGSSQAIMDVVAGHIDFMFDNIPTAAQQVKAGKLRALAVTSLDKASLLPDVPTMDSVIPGFEATSWHGIFAPPGTPPEIVERLSKEVQAILHDPAMKEKIEGMGATPVGSTSEEFATFIKGETEKWAEVIKAANVPLQ comes from the coding sequence ATGCGTTTAATGCGTTTCATCACAGTGGCGGCGATGGCCGCTTCGATCGCTTCCTTAGCCGCAACTGCGGGTAAGGCCCAGGGCCAGGACTATCCCTCTAAAACAGTGACGGTGATCGTGCCGTTTGCCGCAGGCGGCAATACCGATACCTTCGGCCGCCTCGTGGCCGAACAATTGGGTAAGCGCCTTGGCCAGCGCTTTATCGTGGAGAACAAGCCGGGAGCCGGCGGCAATGTCGGCCTTGGCGATCTCGCCCGCGCGGAGCCTGATGGCTATACGATCGGCATGGGCACGGTCAGTTCCAATGCGATCAACCAGACCCTGTTCAAGACCTTGCCCTATGACAAAGAAAAGGGCTTTGCGCCGCTATCGCTGATCGCCCGGCTGCCGAACGTTCTGGTAGTCAATCCGGAAAAGCTGCCGGTCAATTCCGTGCAGGAACTTATCGAGCTGCTCAAGAAGGAGCCGGGCAAGCATACCTATGCCTCGTCTGGCGTCGGCACTTCGATCCATCTCGCCGGCGAACTGCTTGCCACCAAGGCCGGGGTCAAGATCACCCACGTGCCGTACAAGGGCAGCAGCCAAGCAATCATGGATGTGGTCGCCGGACATATCGATTTCATGTTCGACAACATTCCGACGGCAGCCCAGCAAGTCAAGGCCGGCAAGCTGCGCGCGCTGGCAGTCACCAGTCTCGACAAGGCATCGCTGCTGCCCGACGTGCCGACTATGGACAGCGTCATTCCGGGATTCGAGGCAACGTCCTGGCACGGCATTTTCGCACCGCCAGGCACGCCGCCGGAAATTGTCGAGAGGCTCAGCAAGGAGGTTCAGGCCATCCTTCACGACCCAGCCATGAAGGAGAAGATCGAAGGCATGGGCGCAACGCCGGTCGGCAGTACCTCGGAAGAGTTTGCGACCTTTATCAAGGGCGAAACCGAAAAATGGGCAGAGGTCATCAAGGCGGCGAACGTCCCGCTGCAGTGA
- the urtD gene encoding urea ABC transporter ATP-binding protein UrtD has translation MSAIALTIDGLSVDFGGFRAVNNVSITIVDGELRVLLGANGAGKTTLMDLVSGKTRSTQGKVFVYDTDITNWPEHRIARAGIGRKFQIPSVFRDLTVRQNLEVANCRNPSVLANLRFGFSRAEARRVDDVLALIGLDAEHDVMAAYLSHGQTQWLELGMLIVQDPKVVLLDEPTAGMTQAETRKTAEIINNLKGRHTILVVEHDMGFVREIAERITVLHLGEVLAEGSVEDIERNPKVREAYLGSKGIS, from the coding sequence ATGAGTGCGATCGCATTGACCATCGACGGTCTCAGCGTCGATTTCGGCGGCTTCCGCGCCGTCAACAATGTCAGCATCACCATCGTCGATGGCGAGCTGCGTGTGCTGCTTGGCGCAAACGGCGCGGGTAAGACGACCTTGATGGATCTGGTCAGCGGCAAGACGCGCAGCACGCAGGGCAAGGTCTTCGTCTACGACACCGACATCACCAACTGGCCCGAACACCGCATCGCGCGCGCCGGCATAGGCCGGAAATTCCAGATCCCCAGCGTCTTTCGCGACCTTACCGTGCGACAGAATCTGGAGGTCGCCAATTGCCGCAACCCTTCAGTGCTCGCCAATCTTCGCTTCGGCTTTTCACGAGCGGAGGCAAGGCGTGTCGACGACGTCCTTGCCCTCATCGGCCTCGATGCCGAGCACGACGTGATGGCCGCCTATTTGAGCCACGGCCAGACGCAGTGGCTGGAGCTCGGCATGCTCATCGTTCAGGATCCCAAAGTGGTTCTGCTCGACGAGCCGACAGCCGGGATGACCCAGGCGGAAACCCGCAAGACGGCAGAGATCATCAACAATCTCAAAGGTCGCCATACCATTCTCGTCGTCGAACACGACATGGGGTTCGTCCGCGAAATCGCCGAGCGCATCACGGTTCTCCATCTCGGAGAGGTTCTGGCGGAGGGAAGCGTCGAAGATATCGAACGCAATCCGAAGGTTCGCGAAGCCTATCTCGGTTCGAAAGGAATATCCTAA
- a CDS encoding LacI family DNA-binding transcriptional regulator codes for MAGQGSSLPRPVTLADIARLAGVSPVTVSRAINTPSLVKPKTLKAIERVIAMTGYVPNLLAGGLASRRTRLVAAIVPSVSSTIFAEAIEGLNAELVLEGYQLLLGLSGYDHRREMELTRAILARRPDGIILTGITHLKETRAMLTGAGLPIVEIWDSTPSPLDTAVGFSHYEVGALVAEYFIRKGYDRYAQIGANDPRAIQRRDGFIKRLSGVAAVEIPDIEMNSPSTFSDGRKALAHLLARGRGSLAVFGSSDVVAHGALTEAVARGCRMPEDVAIVGFGDFDFAPHTYPSLTTVRIDRRMIGTKAARSILRKISGETVEPMIEIDFEIVARQSA; via the coding sequence ATGGCCGGACAGGGAAGCAGCCTACCTAGACCGGTGACGCTGGCGGATATCGCCAGGCTTGCCGGGGTCTCGCCGGTGACCGTCTCGCGCGCGATCAACACACCTAGCCTGGTGAAGCCAAAGACGCTTAAAGCTATAGAACGCGTTATCGCCATGACAGGATATGTGCCTAATCTCCTTGCCGGTGGACTGGCGTCCCGCAGAACAAGGCTGGTTGCGGCGATCGTTCCATCGGTGTCCAGCACCATCTTCGCCGAGGCGATCGAAGGGTTGAATGCAGAACTCGTCTTGGAAGGCTATCAACTCCTGCTGGGCCTGTCCGGTTATGACCACCGCCGGGAGATGGAACTAACGCGCGCCATCCTGGCGCGGCGGCCCGACGGCATCATCCTGACCGGCATCACCCATCTGAAGGAAACGCGGGCTATGTTGACGGGGGCCGGTCTGCCGATCGTCGAAATCTGGGATTCCACGCCGTCGCCTCTCGATACCGCTGTCGGCTTCTCGCACTATGAGGTCGGCGCCTTGGTCGCCGAATACTTTATCAGGAAGGGCTATGATCGTTATGCGCAAATCGGCGCGAACGATCCTCGCGCCATTCAGCGCAGGGATGGATTCATCAAGCGGCTCTCTGGTGTCGCGGCGGTGGAAATCCCCGATATCGAGATGAACTCGCCGTCTACTTTCAGCGACGGGCGGAAGGCATTGGCGCATTTGCTTGCTCGGGGAAGGGGATCGCTCGCCGTCTTTGGAAGTTCCGACGTCGTGGCGCATGGGGCGCTGACGGAAGCGGTTGCAAGAGGATGCAGAATGCCGGAGGATGTCGCAATTGTCGGGTTCGGCGACTTCGACTTCGCGCCACACACCTATCCGTCGCTGACGACAGTTCGCATTGACCGCCGCATGATCGGGACAAAGGCCGCGCGGTCGATATTAAGAAAAATCTCTGGCGAGACTGTCGAGCCCATGATTGAAATCGATTTCGAAATCGTCGCGAGGCAGTCGGCTTAG
- the urtB gene encoding urea ABC transporter permease subunit UrtB, translating into MLDILFIGLSLGSILLLVALGLAITYGAMGVINMAHGEMVMIGAYVAVLSGIWLKASLLLAIPLAFVVTALLGLLIERVVVRRLYGRLLDTLLATWGIAILLQQAVRLEFGLSFFGIHVEGLGAGLQNVAVPAYLQGTFRLAGADINAYRTFIIAVTAALTLATWFILYRTAAGMQVRAIIRNPNMAAACGIDVKRVNAMTFAFGSGLAGVAGVMMSGFKTVFPDMGTTMVVDGFMVVVTGGVGSLFGTILSSGLLGEINALVAIGTNDILARAVVFGVVILVILVKPSGLFSFKGR; encoded by the coding sequence ATGCTCGACATTCTGTTTATCGGCCTCAGTCTCGGCTCGATCCTTCTTTTGGTGGCGCTCGGCCTTGCCATCACCTACGGCGCCATGGGCGTCATCAACATGGCCCATGGAGAGATGGTCATGATCGGCGCCTATGTCGCCGTCCTGTCGGGCATCTGGCTGAAGGCAAGCCTTCTGCTTGCGATCCCGCTGGCCTTCGTCGTGACGGCCCTGCTCGGTCTGCTGATCGAGCGGGTGGTCGTGCGGCGGCTTTATGGCCGTCTGCTGGACACGCTTCTCGCCACATGGGGGATCGCCATCCTCCTGCAACAGGCCGTGCGGCTCGAATTCGGCCTCTCCTTTTTCGGCATTCATGTCGAAGGTCTTGGGGCCGGCCTGCAGAACGTCGCGGTGCCTGCCTACCTGCAGGGCACGTTCAGGCTCGCCGGCGCCGACATCAACGCCTACCGCACCTTCATCATCGCGGTTACCGCCGCGCTGACACTGGCGACATGGTTCATTCTCTACCGGACGGCGGCCGGCATGCAGGTTCGCGCCATCATCCGGAACCCGAATATGGCGGCAGCCTGCGGAATCGACGTGAAACGCGTCAACGCCATGACCTTCGCTTTCGGTTCCGGCCTTGCCGGCGTTGCCGGCGTCATGATGTCCGGCTTCAAGACCGTCTTTCCCGACATGGGCACGACGATGGTCGTCGACGGATTCATGGTCGTCGTCACCGGCGGGGTCGGCAGCCTTTTCGGCACCATCCTGTCATCAGGGCTGCTCGGCGAAATCAATGCGCTGGTCGCCATCGGTACGAACGACATCCTGGCACGTGCCGTCGTGTTCGGCGTCGTCATTCTCGTCATTCTCGTCAAGCCCAGCGGGCTGTTCTCGTTCAAGGGGCGCTGA
- a CDS encoding transporter substrate-binding domain-containing protein, giving the protein MVFNRREFLKTAATASAALALPALGSRAFAADAIKVGALYSQTGGLSVAEKLLANGVMMAVAEINAAGGVLGRPVEVVVEDGASDPKTFSEKASKLILKDKISTVFGCHTSASRKAVLPIFERRGAMLFYQTHYEGFECSRNVVYSGAVPNQQLSNYIPWIVEKLGKKKFFIVGSNYVYPREMAKVSKKLIEAAGAEWVADEYLELGHSEWAVMVSKIKESGADVVLSNVVGDSIIAFYREFKNQGLSQEVLPICATVTSEIEIAAMGAEYAAGSYTSFPYFMSIDTPANKSFIDRFRTFVNDPKAVTYHSLEAAYFQVFLWKQAVEKSGDLSADAIRAGIRGQTYEAPGGKVTTDPDNLHCWLTPRIGQWQADGQSKVVDAYPAPIKPLPYSAYGETENNLFCTSNGLDAAKLKG; this is encoded by the coding sequence ATGGTGTTCAACAGACGAGAATTTCTGAAAACCGCAGCGACCGCTTCCGCCGCACTCGCCCTGCCGGCTCTGGGCAGCCGCGCCTTCGCAGCCGATGCCATCAAGGTCGGCGCGCTCTACTCGCAGACGGGCGGGCTTTCCGTTGCGGAAAAGCTTCTGGCAAACGGCGTCATGATGGCCGTGGCCGAAATCAACGCGGCCGGCGGCGTTCTCGGTCGCCCCGTCGAGGTGGTCGTCGAAGACGGGGCTTCCGATCCGAAGACCTTCAGCGAGAAGGCTTCGAAACTGATCCTCAAGGACAAGATTTCGACCGTGTTCGGCTGCCACACATCGGCCAGCCGCAAGGCCGTGCTGCCGATCTTCGAGCGACGCGGCGCGATGCTGTTCTACCAGACGCATTACGAAGGCTTCGAGTGCTCGCGCAACGTCGTCTATTCCGGCGCCGTTCCGAACCAGCAGCTCTCCAACTACATTCCCTGGATCGTCGAGAAACTGGGCAAGAAGAAATTCTTCATCGTCGGCTCGAACTATGTCTATCCGCGCGAAATGGCCAAGGTTTCCAAGAAGCTGATCGAGGCGGCCGGCGCCGAGTGGGTGGCGGATGAATATCTGGAACTCGGCCATTCGGAATGGGCCGTCATGGTCAGCAAGATCAAGGAGTCGGGCGCCGACGTGGTCCTGTCCAACGTGGTCGGCGACTCCATCATCGCCTTCTACCGAGAGTTCAAGAACCAAGGGCTCTCGCAGGAGGTTCTGCCGATCTGCGCGACGGTCACCTCCGAAATCGAAATCGCGGCGATGGGGGCCGAATATGCGGCCGGAAGCTACACTTCCTTCCCCTATTTCATGTCGATCGACACGCCGGCGAACAAGAGCTTCATCGACCGCTTCAGGACCTTCGTCAACGATCCGAAAGCCGTCACCTACCATTCGCTCGAAGCCGCCTATTTCCAGGTCTTTCTGTGGAAGCAGGCCGTCGAAAAATCCGGCGATCTGTCCGCGGACGCGATCAGGGCCGGCATTCGCGGCCAAACCTACGAAGCGCCCGGCGGCAAGGTGACCACCGATCCCGACAACCTGCATTGCTGGCTGACGCCGCGCATCGGGCAATGGCAGGCGGACGGCCAGAGCAAGGTGGTCGATGCCTATCCGGCGCCGATCAAGCCGCTGCCCTATTCGGCCTATGGCGAGACGGAGAACAATCTGTTTTGCACCAGCAACGGTCTCGACGCCGCAAAGCTCAAGGGCTGA
- a CDS encoding iron-containing alcohol dehydrogenase, whose translation MSTFTFATVPQIIAGPGCIARLSELTKTRLGPRVMVISDEGVVKAGLVQPAVASLADGGSEVSIFTGVVADPPEAIIHAAVAQAIDFGATGVLGIGGGSSLDVAKLVALLCKSGEALDDIYGVGKVSGQRLPLVLVPTTAGTGSEVTPISIVTTGAHEKKGVVSPVLLPDAALLDAELTLGLPPAVTAATGIDAMVHAIEAFTSASTNNNPVSRALAKEALRLLGANIEIAVMKGTDLAARQAMLLGAMLAGQAFANSPVAAVHALAYPIGGRYHVPHGLSNSLVLPHVLRFNAIACGDAYAELAPCLFPHLEPTGLAERLSGFIEGLAILPVRLNLPVRLRDVGIPKDGLPLIAESAMEQTRLLVNNPRTVSLSDAARIYELAW comes from the coding sequence ATGTCCACATTCACATTCGCGACCGTCCCGCAGATCATCGCGGGACCGGGTTGCATCGCCAGGCTTTCGGAGCTGACGAAAACGCGACTCGGGCCGCGCGTCATGGTGATTTCGGACGAAGGGGTCGTCAAGGCGGGGCTCGTTCAGCCGGCCGTGGCAAGCCTTGCGGACGGCGGCTCTGAAGTATCGATCTTCACCGGCGTTGTCGCCGATCCTCCGGAAGCCATCATTCATGCGGCTGTGGCGCAGGCGATCGATTTCGGCGCCACGGGTGTACTTGGCATTGGCGGCGGCTCGTCGCTCGATGTGGCAAAGCTGGTGGCCCTTCTCTGCAAAAGCGGCGAAGCGCTCGATGATATCTATGGAGTAGGCAAAGTAAGCGGGCAGCGCTTGCCGCTGGTGCTTGTGCCGACAACGGCAGGCACCGGCTCCGAAGTCACGCCGATTTCCATTGTCACTACGGGTGCGCACGAGAAAAAAGGCGTCGTATCGCCGGTGCTACTGCCGGATGCGGCGCTTCTCGACGCGGAGTTGACCCTCGGCCTTCCTCCAGCCGTGACGGCCGCAACGGGGATCGACGCCATGGTGCACGCCATCGAGGCTTTTACCTCCGCGAGTACGAACAACAATCCGGTTTCCCGTGCCCTTGCCAAGGAGGCGCTTCGGCTTCTCGGGGCGAATATCGAGATCGCCGTGATGAAAGGAACCGATCTCGCCGCCCGACAGGCGATGCTGCTCGGCGCCATGTTGGCCGGTCAGGCCTTTGCCAATTCGCCGGTCGCTGCCGTCCATGCTCTCGCCTACCCGATCGGTGGCCGCTATCACGTTCCGCATGGCCTTTCCAACAGTCTGGTCCTTCCGCATGTGCTGCGCTTCAACGCGATCGCGTGCGGTGATGCCTATGCGGAACTGGCGCCGTGCCTTTTTCCTCACCTTGAGCCCACCGGTCTGGCTGAGCGGCTTTCCGGTTTCATCGAAGGATTGGCAATACTGCCTGTGCGCCTCAACCTGCCCGTACGCCTGAGGGATGTCGGAATTCCGAAGGATGGGCTGCCACTGATTGCGGAAAGTGCCATGGAACAGACCCGCTTGCTGGTCAACAATCCGCGCACGGTGTCGCTGTCGGATGCCGCGAGGATCTACGAACTCGCTTGGTAA
- a CDS encoding ANTAR domain-containing response regulator: MSFALLRDLRDLKVLVIHPWTSEGEFLVDHLRRIGCTVSCLWPVPAELPHGTDVVFLAMEDEARPEIERLLKSFPNPAPTMLAIVGYENPSTLQIVLESGALAIVERPIKPFGLLTNLAIARNLWLERQKLVKEARKYKRKVLGDQKLARAKAILMANRGTSENEAYREMRDQAMARRVPIDEIANSIINAEQLLRPSQKHD; encoded by the coding sequence ATGTCTTTCGCTCTTCTCAGAGATTTGCGGGATCTCAAGGTTCTGGTCATCCATCCCTGGACATCCGAAGGAGAGTTTCTCGTCGATCACCTGCGCCGTATCGGTTGTACGGTCAGTTGCCTCTGGCCGGTGCCGGCCGAGTTGCCGCACGGCACGGATGTCGTCTTCCTTGCCATGGAAGATGAGGCGCGACCGGAAATCGAACGCCTGCTGAAGTCTTTCCCCAATCCTGCGCCGACCATGCTTGCCATCGTCGGTTACGAAAACCCCTCGACCTTGCAGATCGTCCTGGAAAGTGGGGCGCTCGCCATTGTCGAGAGACCGATCAAACCGTTCGGCCTGCTGACCAATCTCGCCATCGCCCGCAACCTCTGGCTGGAGCGCCAAAAGCTGGTAAAGGAAGCACGCAAATACAAGCGCAAGGTACTGGGAGACCAGAAACTTGCCCGGGCCAAAGCCATTCTGATGGCCAATCGCGGCACAAGCGAGAATGAGGCGTATCGCGAAATGCGCGACCAGGCGATGGCTCGGCGCGTGCCGATCGATGAAATCGCCAATTCCATTATCAACGCCGAACAGCTCTTGCGCCCGTCCCAAAAACATGATTAG
- the urtC gene encoding urea ABC transporter permease subunit UrtC produces MSIERKFQIAAYVLFIAVIFAAPVFGDEFWLNRISKYLVYGMLGVAIALTWGYAGILNLGQGLFFGLGAYMLAMSLKLSSLTSLQQGSDKPVPDFMLWNAEPGAPTELCCINKGSFIWLPFQSQSVGLVLGIVLPVAIAGALGMLVFRKRISGVFVSIITLALVLLVRLVMVDAQPVTNGFNGLTDLGWLTIGGIEFDPYSRATYYLCAACLSLTLIGARLIVETRAGMILQAIRDDHVRARYLGFDVSLYQVFFFVISAGIAGVAGMLYVVVAEFASPTFMDLSFSVTMVVWAAVGGRSSLLGACIGAILINMIETEVSETEALVEAWKAIIGLIFVLVVLFMPRGLGGLAHDVLRQFIRRLKPGTAPSPLQQQSEAL; encoded by the coding sequence ATGAGCATCGAACGGAAATTCCAGATCGCCGCCTATGTGCTTTTCATCGCGGTGATCTTCGCCGCCCCCGTTTTCGGCGACGAATTCTGGCTGAACCGCATTTCGAAATACCTGGTCTACGGCATGCTGGGCGTCGCCATCGCGCTAACATGGGGATATGCCGGTATTCTCAATCTCGGCCAGGGACTGTTTTTCGGTCTCGGCGCATACATGCTGGCCATGTCGCTGAAGCTGTCGAGCCTGACCAGTCTCCAACAGGGCTCCGACAAGCCGGTTCCTGATTTCATGCTCTGGAATGCCGAGCCCGGCGCGCCGACGGAGCTTTGCTGCATCAACAAGGGCTCCTTTATCTGGCTTCCGTTTCAAAGCCAGTCGGTGGGTCTCGTGCTCGGCATCGTGCTTCCGGTGGCGATTGCCGGGGCACTCGGCATGCTGGTTTTCCGCAAGCGCATTTCCGGCGTTTTCGTCTCGATCATCACACTGGCGCTCGTTCTGCTCGTTCGTCTCGTCATGGTCGATGCGCAACCGGTGACGAACGGCTTCAATGGCTTGACGGATCTTGGCTGGCTGACCATCGGCGGCATCGAATTCGATCCCTACAGCCGGGCGACCTATTATCTGTGTGCCGCATGCCTGTCGCTGACACTCATCGGTGCCCGCCTTATCGTGGAAACCCGTGCGGGCATGATCCTGCAGGCGATCCGCGACGATCATGTGCGCGCCCGCTATCTCGGCTTCGATGTCTCGCTCTACCAGGTGTTTTTCTTCGTGATTTCGGCGGGGATCGCCGGCGTTGCCGGCATGCTCTACGTGGTCGTCGCGGAGTTTGCGTCTCCGACGTTCATGGACCTGTCCTTCTCGGTGACGATGGTGGTCTGGGCTGCCGTCGGCGGCCGCTCCTCCCTGCTTGGCGCCTGCATCGGCGCGATCCTGATCAACATGATCGAGACGGAGGTCAGCGAGACCGAAGCGCTGGTCGAGGCATGGAAGGCGATCATCGGTCTCATCTTCGTGCTGGTCGTTCTGTTCATGCCGCGCGGCCTTGGCGGCCTTGCACATGATGTGCTGCGGCAGTTTATCCGCCGGCTCAAGCCCGGCACTGCACCTTCACCGTTGCAGCAACAAAGCGAGGCATTGTGA
- the urtE gene encoding urea ABC transporter ATP-binding subunit UrtE encodes MLSLKDVHSYYGRSHILHGITLDIPAGKVTSILGRNGTGKTTLLKTLMALTDRMTGEMRLQGRDMAASPTHERARAGIAYVPQGREIIPDFTIRENILMGAFARTDGKREIPALVPELFPYLMANLDRPGGVLSGGQQQQLAIARALAADPKVLLLDEPNEGIQPSIVEEIEKIIIRLNREIGMTIILVEQSVAFARHASHQFAMLEKGGVVAAGAIDTLSDALVHRHMAV; translated from the coding sequence ATGCTGTCATTGAAAGACGTGCACAGCTATTACGGCCGCAGCCATATCCTGCACGGCATCACGCTCGACATTCCGGCCGGCAAGGTGACGAGCATTCTCGGCCGCAACGGCACTGGCAAGACGACACTGTTGAAAACGCTGATGGCACTGACCGACCGCATGACGGGCGAGATGCGTCTGCAGGGAAGAGACATGGCCGCATCCCCAACGCATGAAAGGGCAAGGGCCGGTATTGCCTACGTCCCTCAGGGCAGGGAGATCATTCCCGATTTTACCATCCGCGAGAACATCCTGATGGGTGCCTTTGCCCGCACCGATGGCAAACGCGAGATTCCTGCGCTGGTGCCAGAGCTTTTTCCCTACCTGATGGCCAATCTCGATCGGCCGGGCGGCGTACTTTCGGGCGGCCAGCAGCAGCAGCTCGCCATCGCCCGCGCGCTGGCCGCAGATCCGAAAGTGCTGCTTCTCGATGAACCCAACGAAGGCATCCAACCCTCCATCGTCGAGGAGATCGAAAAGATCATCATCCGGCTCAATCGCGAGATCGGCATGACGATCATCCTCGTCGAGCAGAGCGTCGCATTTGCTCGGCACGCGTCTCACCAGTTCGCAATGCTGGAGAAGGGAGGCGTGGTCGCGGCCGGCGCCATCGACACTCTCTCCGACGCGCTTGTTCACCGGCATATGGCTGTCTGA